A genomic window from Streptomyces mirabilis includes:
- a CDS encoding WecB/TagA/CpsF family glycosyltransferase, which produces MPRPHDEEAATKRICPSRPAMVCGLPVHPLTLEESVASAEALIADGGPHQHVVLNAAKIVQAHDDPELARIIRSCSLVNADGQAVVWASRLLKTPVPERVAGIDFILALWRSAARNGYRVYLLGAEAAVVEETARIATGQGVEVVGHRDGYWDERKEPQVVAGVREARPDILFLAVPSPRKEYFLARRQKELGCALVVGVGGSFDVVAGLRSRAPRWMQRTGLEWFHRMAQEPRRMFLRYAVGNTRFVALTAVHWARLRTGRSRDA; this is translated from the coding sequence ATGCCACGGCCGCACGATGAGGAGGCCGCGACCAAGCGCATCTGCCCGAGTCGGCCCGCGATGGTGTGCGGGCTGCCCGTCCATCCGCTCACTCTGGAGGAGTCGGTGGCGTCCGCCGAGGCGCTGATCGCGGACGGCGGCCCCCACCAGCACGTCGTGTTGAACGCGGCCAAGATCGTCCAGGCTCACGACGACCCGGAACTGGCGCGGATCATCCGCTCGTGCTCACTCGTCAACGCCGACGGCCAGGCCGTCGTCTGGGCGAGTCGTCTCCTCAAGACGCCCGTGCCCGAACGAGTCGCCGGCATCGACTTCATACTGGCGCTGTGGCGGAGCGCCGCACGCAACGGATACCGCGTGTACCTCCTGGGCGCCGAAGCGGCCGTGGTCGAGGAGACGGCGCGTATCGCCACCGGGCAGGGCGTCGAGGTCGTCGGGCACCGGGACGGCTACTGGGACGAGCGCAAGGAGCCCCAGGTGGTGGCGGGCGTCCGCGAAGCCCGTCCGGACATTCTGTTCCTCGCCGTGCCCAGCCCGCGCAAGGAGTACTTCCTCGCGCGCCGGCAGAAGGAGCTGGGTTGTGCCCTGGTGGTCGGTGTCGGCGGATCTTTCGACGTGGTGGCGGGGCTCCGCAGCAGGGCCCCACGGTGGATGCAGCGGACCGGCCTCGAATGGTTCCACCGGATGGCCCAGGAGCCGCGGCGTATGTTCCTGCGCTACGCGGTGGGCAACACCCGATTCGTCGCCCTCACCGCCGTCCACTGGGCGCGGCTGCGAACCGGCCGCAGCCGCGACGCGTAG